One genomic window of Staphylococcus hsinchuensis includes the following:
- the rlmN gene encoding 23S rRNA (adenine(2503)-C(2))-methyltransferase RlmN, which yields MITSEKKKKNKFLPNFEKQSIYSLRYDEMQNWLVEKGQQKFRAKQIFEWLYEKRVDDIDEMTNLSKDLRELLKENFAMTTLSTVVKQESRDGTIKFLFELQDGYTIETVLMRHEYGNSVCVTTQVGCRIGCTFCASTLGGLKRNLEAGEIVSQVLTVQKALDATEERVSQIVIMGIGEPFENYDEMMDFLRIVNDDNGLNIGARHITVSTSGIIPRIYDFAEEDIQINFAVSLHGANDEIRSRLMPINRAYNVEKLMEAINYYQEKTNRRITFEYGLFGGVNDQPKHARELAHLIQHLNCHVNLIPVNHVPERNYVKTPKDDIFNFEKELKRLGINATIRREQGADIDAACGQLRAKERQVETR from the coding sequence ATGATTACCTCAGAAAAGAAGAAAAAGAATAAATTCTTGCCAAATTTTGAAAAGCAATCAATTTATTCGTTAAGATACGATGAAATGCAAAATTGGTTAGTAGAAAAGGGTCAACAAAAATTTAGAGCAAAGCAGATTTTTGAATGGCTTTATGAAAAGCGTGTAGATGACATCGATGAAATGACAAACTTATCTAAGGATTTAAGAGAATTATTGAAAGAAAACTTTGCTATGACAACACTCTCAACAGTTGTTAAACAAGAAAGTAGAGACGGTACGATTAAGTTCTTGTTTGAACTTCAAGATGGTTATACGATTGAAACTGTCTTAATGCGTCATGAATATGGAAATTCAGTATGTGTGACAACCCAAGTTGGTTGTCGTATCGGTTGTACATTCTGTGCCTCTACTTTAGGCGGTTTAAAGCGTAATTTAGAAGCAGGTGAAATTGTCTCTCAAGTATTAACAGTTCAAAAAGCGCTTGACGCTACTGAAGAGCGTGTTTCACAAATTGTTATTATGGGCATTGGCGAACCATTTGAAAACTATGATGAAATGATGGACTTTTTAAGAATTGTTAACGATGATAATGGATTAAATATTGGTGCACGTCATATCACTGTATCAACATCGGGTATCATTCCTCGTATATATGACTTTGCGGAAGAAGACATCCAAATAAACTTTGCTGTAAGTTTACATGGTGCAAACGATGAAATACGTTCTCGTTTAATGCCTATCAATAGAGCTTATAATGTAGAAAAACTAATGGAAGCAATTAATTATTATCAAGAGAAAACGAATAGACGTATCACTTTCGAATATGGGTTATTCGGAGGCGTTAACGATCAACCTAAACACGCGCGTGAATTAGCACACCTAATCCAACACTTAAATTGTCACGTCAACTTAATTCCAGTCAACCACGTACCTGAAAGAAATTACGTTAAGACACCAAAAGATGATATATTTAACTTTGAAAAGGAATTAAAACGTTTAGGAATCAATGCTACAATTAGACGTGAACAAGGTGCAGATATTGATGCTGCTTGTGGTCAATTACGTGCTAAGGAAAGACAAGTAGAAACGAGGTAG
- a CDS encoding Stp1/IreP family PP2C-type Ser/Thr phosphatase yields MLRAQFFTDTGQFREKNEDAGGVFYNQTDQQLLVLCDGMGGHRAGEVASQFVTKELQRYFESENLIEPDQAENWLRATLKSINRELYQKSVETPEYRGMGTTCVCALIYDRFTVMANIGDSRAYIINSREIEQITNDHSFVNHLVMMGQITPEEAFNHPQRNIITKVMGTDKLVTPDIFVKRINFYDYILLNTDGLTDFVHDQTIHEALQQPNELAQQGQNLIELAKSSDTNDNVSLILAEIEGDKV; encoded by the coding sequence ATGCTAAGAGCACAATTTTTTACTGATACAGGTCAATTTCGAGAAAAGAATGAGGATGCTGGTGGCGTTTTTTATAATCAAACTGATCAACAATTACTCGTCTTGTGTGATGGCATGGGTGGTCATCGCGCAGGAGAAGTGGCGAGTCAATTCGTAACGAAAGAATTGCAAAGATATTTTGAATCAGAAAACCTTATAGAGCCAGATCAAGCTGAAAATTGGTTGCGCGCAACCTTAAAGTCGATTAATCGAGAGTTGTATCAAAAATCAGTAGAAACCCCTGAATACAGAGGTATGGGGACAACTTGTGTCTGTGCTTTAATCTACGATCGATTTACCGTAATGGCTAATATCGGTGATTCTCGTGCTTATATTATTAACAGCAGAGAAATAGAACAAATAACTAATGATCATTCATTTGTAAATCATCTCGTTATGATGGGACAAATTACACCGGAAGAAGCATTTAACCACCCACAACGTAATATCATTACGAAAGTGATGGGGACAGACAAATTAGTAACACCAGATATTTTTGTAAAAAGAATTAATTTTTACGATTATATATTATTAAATACAGATGGTTTAACAGATTTTGTACATGATCAAACGATTCACGAGGCATTGCAACAACCAAATGAATTAGCCCAACAAGGTCAAAATTTAATCGAACTTGCTAAATCATCTGACACCAATGATAATGTCAGCCTGATATTGGCAGAAATTGAAGGTGATAAAGTATGA
- the pknB gene encoding Stk1 family PASTA domain-containing Ser/Thr kinase, whose translation MIGKVINDRYEILNKLGGGGMSTVYLANDTILNRKVAVKAINIPANEKDDTIMRFEREVHNLTQLSHPNIVNVFDVTENDDNFFLVMEYIQGLTLSEYIQKHKPLDLKLVLNFINQILEGIKHAHATKIVHRDIKPQNILVDQHQTLKILDFGIAKALSETTMTQTNHVLGTVQYLSPEQARGETTDNGTDIYSIGVVLYEMLVGKPPFTGETAIGIAIKHLQTPMPNATEKRHVVPQALSNVILKATEKNKEDRYQSVEEMQRDLDTVLSTQRENEKVYNSSDDSAETVKINKSEINEKTKKETQGKNIKKTMEIPIVNQQQFQSDESHQRPKKPQKKSKRKIVLYTIIVTLLLLALIAFLAIGMFGHKFLVSPDIVGKTEKTGQHILEKNNLKVGNVSRAYSDKYPENKIIKTNPKKGERLEEGSKVDIVLSKGLKMVDMPNLYGIKKDEAINKLKNLGINDINFEQSYTTHNLDKGLIEKQNIDPGKRVKVNDSNITLTESLGIKKVYVDDYVNKPVDKAKSELEQKGLNVVVDKEQADKDIKKNNVISQTPKDKEVKEGSTVKLTVSTGSPDKADSKASADEDKEKSSDDTDTKKYTESVDVPYTGEDDDSQEVKVYIRDKDNDGTSAAETFKIKKDKTIKIPMTIEKGKTAGYTVRVDGDIVADKDIPYE comes from the coding sequence ATGATAGGCAAAGTGATTAATGACCGATATGAAATATTAAATAAACTTGGTGGCGGTGGCATGAGCACAGTCTACCTTGCGAATGACACAATTTTAAATCGTAAAGTAGCTGTGAAAGCCATCAATATACCCGCAAATGAAAAAGATGACACAATCATGCGATTTGAGCGTGAAGTCCATAATCTAACTCAACTTTCACATCCGAACATTGTAAACGTGTTTGATGTGACGGAAAACGATGACAACTTTTTTCTAGTTATGGAATATATACAAGGTTTAACATTGTCTGAGTATATTCAGAAACACAAACCTTTAGACTTAAAATTAGTACTGAACTTTATTAACCAAATATTAGAAGGTATTAAACATGCTCACGCCACTAAAATCGTCCATCGTGATATTAAACCGCAAAACATACTCGTTGATCAACATCAGACGTTAAAGATATTAGATTTTGGTATTGCTAAGGCGTTAAGTGAAACCACAATGACACAAACGAACCATGTATTGGGAACGGTTCAATACCTTTCTCCTGAACAAGCACGTGGTGAAACAACAGATAATGGTACAGATATATACTCAATTGGTGTTGTGTTGTATGAAATGTTAGTTGGTAAACCGCCATTTACTGGAGAAACTGCTATCGGTATAGCAATCAAACATTTACAAACGCCAATGCCAAATGCTACAGAGAAACGACATGTTGTACCTCAAGCTTTAAGTAATGTCATTTTAAAGGCTACTGAGAAAAATAAAGAAGATCGTTATCAATCGGTTGAAGAAATGCAACGTGATTTGGATACTGTATTGTCAACACAACGTGAAAATGAAAAGGTTTATAATTCTTCTGATGACAGTGCTGAAACTGTGAAGATTAATAAATCAGAAATTAACGAAAAAACAAAGAAAGAAACACAAGGCAAAAATATAAAAAAAACGATGGAGATTCCTATTGTAAATCAACAACAATTTCAATCAGATGAATCACATCAACGTCCAAAAAAACCACAAAAAAAATCAAAACGAAAAATAGTTCTCTATACTATTATTGTGACACTATTATTGCTAGCACTCATCGCATTTTTAGCGATAGGTATGTTCGGTCACAAATTCTTGGTTTCTCCTGACATAGTAGGTAAAACAGAAAAAACAGGTCAACATATTTTAGAAAAAAATAATTTAAAAGTAGGTAATGTGTCACGAGCATATAGTGACAAGTATCCGGAAAATAAAATTATTAAAACAAACCCTAAAAAAGGTGAACGACTAGAAGAAGGTAGTAAAGTTGATATCGTTCTATCTAAAGGCCTTAAAATGGTCGATATGCCAAACCTCTATGGTATAAAGAAAGATGAAGCTATAAATAAACTGAAAAACCTAGGTATAAATGATATCAATTTTGAACAAAGTTATACGACGCATAATTTAGATAAAGGCTTGATTGAAAAGCAAAATATTGATCCAGGTAAAAGAGTTAAAGTTAATGATAGTAATATTACTTTAACTGAATCTTTAGGTATTAAAAAAGTGTATGTAGACGACTATGTCAATAAGCCAGTGGATAAAGCTAAATCTGAACTTGAACAAAAAGGCTTAAATGTAGTTGTTGATAAAGAACAAGCGGATAAAGATATTAAAAAGAATAATGTCATTAGCCAAACACCTAAAGATAAAGAGGTGAAAGAAGGCTCTACAGTTAAATTGACTGTGTCGACAGGATCGCCAGACAAAGCTGATAGTAAAGCGAGTGCTGATGAAGATAAAGAAAAATCATCAGACGATACGGACACGAAAAAATATACCGAATCTGTAGATGTGCCGTATACAGGAGAAGACGATGATAGTCAAGAAGTAAAAGTTTATATTCGAGACAAAGATAATGATGGTACTTCTGCGGCTGAAACTTTCAAAATTAAAAAGGATAAAACGATTAAGATTCCGATGACGATTGAGAAAGGTAAAACTGCTGGTTATACCGTACGTGTAGACGGAGATATTGTTGCCGATAAAGACATTCCGTATGAATAA
- a CDS encoding SRPBCC domain-containing protein translates to MQIDTKMVVESDASKVFEAIVDPEQIGGFWFSSSSERWETGKTVTVEYKEYDAVINLDITKVVPNELIEFKWDGRTIVISFEEESGQTLVTATEKGLDDNNVDFILGQKEGWVYMLSCLKSYVEFGNKIRAALR, encoded by the coding sequence GTGCAAATAGATACAAAAATGGTTGTTGAATCAGATGCAAGTAAGGTTTTTGAAGCGATTGTTGATCCGGAACAAATAGGTGGATTTTGGTTTTCATCTAGTTCTGAAAGATGGGAAACAGGTAAAACAGTGACTGTTGAATATAAAGAGTATGATGCAGTAATTAATTTAGATATTACAAAAGTGGTTCCAAATGAATTGATAGAATTTAAATGGGACGGGCGCACAATTGTTATTTCATTTGAAGAGGAATCAGGACAAACACTTGTGACTGCAACTGAAAAAGGTTTAGATGATAATAATGTGGATTTCATTTTAGGACAAAAAGAAGGTTGGGTTTATATGTTAAGTTGTCTTAAGAGTTATGTTGAATTTGGTAATAAAATTCGTGCAGCTTTACGATAA
- the rsgA gene encoding ribosome small subunit-dependent GTPase A encodes MKTGRIIKLISGVYQVEVDGELFDTKPRGLFRKKKFSPLVGDVVDFEVENITEGYIHHVHERTNALKRPPVSNIDHLIIVMSAVEPEFSTQLLDRYLVIAHSYHLRPRILVTKKDLASDEKIQQIEQILDVYQSMGYQTQFVSMNDDIELICNQWGEGLAVLSGQSGVGKSTLLNQLFPDLHIETQDISQSLNRGRHTTRHVELYPRANGYIADTPGFSSLDFNHIQKDEVKNYFMEINEYGDYCKFRNCNHVKEPHCNVKTELENGNIADFRYDHYLQLYNEIAERKERY; translated from the coding sequence GTGAAAACAGGACGTATCATAAAATTAATCAGCGGAGTATATCAAGTGGAAGTAGATGGAGAATTATTTGATACGAAACCTAGAGGGTTATTTCGTAAAAAGAAATTTTCTCCTTTAGTGGGAGATGTTGTTGATTTCGAAGTAGAAAATATTACAGAAGGTTATATACATCATGTACACGAAAGGACAAATGCATTAAAACGACCTCCCGTTAGTAATATTGATCATTTGATTATTGTTATGAGTGCAGTTGAACCAGAATTTTCAACGCAATTATTAGACAGATACTTAGTTATTGCTCATTCCTATCATTTACGCCCTAGAATCCTGGTAACCAAAAAAGATTTAGCATCAGATGAAAAAATTCAACAAATCGAACAAATTTTAGATGTATATCAATCTATGGGTTACCAAACGCAATTTGTAAGTATGAATGATGACATTGAATTGATATGTAATCAGTGGGGAGAAGGTTTAGCCGTTTTAAGTGGGCAGTCGGGCGTAGGTAAATCTACATTGCTTAACCAATTATTCCCAGATTTACACATCGAAACCCAAGATATTTCACAATCATTAAATCGTGGTAGGCATACGACTAGACATGTCGAGTTGTATCCCCGTGCAAATGGTTATATTGCGGATACACCTGGGTTTAGTTCGTTAGATTTTAATCATATTCAAAAGGATGAAGTAAAAAATTACTTTATGGAGATAAACGAATATGGTGATTATTGTAAATTCCGAAATTGCAATCACGTGAAAGAACCTCATTGTAACGTAAAAACTGAATTAGAAAACGGAAATATAGCTGATTTTCGCTATGACCATTACTTGCAACTTTACAATGAAATAGCAGAGAGAAAGGAACGATATTAA
- the rpe gene encoding ribulose-phosphate 3-epimerase produces the protein MVKLYPSLLSADFLNLQQTLVNLENARVDGVHFDVMDGQFVPNISIGIPILDAVRKATSLPIDVHLMIEKPEDYVKMFADHGADMISVHVEATPHIHRLIERIKAENVKAGVVINPGTPVSSILPVLKMVDYVLVMTVNPGFGGQTFIDNCLEKVSHLSHIKAESNLEFDIEVDGGINDQTIHSVVEAGATMAVAGSYYFNHDDFNVATQTLKG, from the coding sequence ATGGTCAAATTATATCCATCTTTATTATCAGCAGATTTTTTAAACCTACAACAAACATTGGTAAACTTAGAAAATGCAAGGGTAGATGGTGTGCATTTTGACGTTATGGACGGACAATTTGTACCGAATATTTCAATAGGCATCCCTATTCTAGATGCGGTTCGTAAGGCGACCTCTTTGCCGATAGACGTACACTTAATGATTGAAAAGCCAGAAGATTACGTTAAAATGTTTGCCGACCATGGTGCAGATATGATTTCTGTACACGTTGAAGCAACACCTCATATCCATCGCTTAATAGAACGAATCAAAGCTGAAAATGTAAAAGCTGGAGTTGTTATAAATCCTGGTACACCTGTAAGTTCAATTTTACCCGTATTGAAAATGGTAGATTATGTGTTAGTGATGACAGTGAATCCAGGGTTTGGTGGTCAAACATTTATCGATAATTGTCTTGAAAAAGTATCACACTTATCACATATCAAAGCTGAATCAAATTTAGAATTCGATATAGAAGTAGATGGTGGTATTAATGATCAAACGATACACTCAGTCGTTGAAGCAGGGGCGACAATGGCAGTAGCAGGCTCATATTATTTTAATCATGATGACTTTAATGTAGCTACACAAACACTGAAAGGTTGA
- a CDS encoding thiamine diphosphokinase, which translates to MKVNLLCGNRNLPDNILEEKQSESWIGIDRGALILYNHDIHQLFAVGDFDSIDEEEQRKLSNQLKLNPLNPEKNDTDLALGIEQAVESGYKEIDVYGATGGRLDHFLGAVQILEKPQYQEMNVVIKLIDDKNEIQYLTDTINQVAYSNIYHYISFIPVHDKTTISLSNFKYNLEQETLHQGSTLTISNELNEKEGIVEIIEGSVLMIRSKD; encoded by the coding sequence ATGAAAGTAAATTTACTATGTGGAAACCGTAACCTACCGGATAATATTTTGGAAGAAAAACAGTCTGAATCGTGGATAGGTATTGATCGAGGGGCGCTTATTTTATATAACCATGACATACACCAACTTTTTGCTGTAGGGGATTTTGATTCTATAGATGAGGAAGAACAACGTAAATTGTCAAATCAGTTAAAATTAAACCCTTTAAATCCAGAAAAAAACGATACTGATTTAGCTTTAGGTATAGAACAAGCAGTTGAAAGTGGTTATAAAGAAATTGATGTGTATGGCGCAACGGGTGGTCGTTTAGATCATTTTTTAGGTGCTGTACAAATATTAGAAAAACCACAATATCAAGAAATGAATGTCGTGATTAAATTAATTGATGATAAAAATGAAATACAATATTTAACTGACACTATAAATCAAGTCGCTTATTCTAATATTTATCACTATATTTCGTTTATACCAGTACATGATAAAACGACGATTAGCTTATCAAACTTCAAATATAATTTGGAACAAGAAACATTACATCAAGGCTCGACATTAACAATATCCAATGAATTGAACGAGAAAGAAGGTATTGTCGAAATCATCGAAGGTAGTGTGTTGATGATACGCAGTAAGGATTAA
- the rpmB gene encoding 50S ribosomal protein L28 encodes MGKQCFVTGRKASTGNNRSHALNSSKRRWNANLQKVRILVDGKPKKVWVSARALKSGKVTRV; translated from the coding sequence ATGGGCAAACAATGTTTCGTAACAGGTCGTAAAGCCTCAACAGGAAACAATCGTTCACACGCTTTAAACTCTTCTAAAAGAAGATGGAATGCTAACCTTCAAAAAGTTAGAATTCTTGTAGACGGTAAACCTAAAAAAGTTTGGGTTTCTGCACGTGCTTTAAAATCTGGTAAAGTTACTAGAGTTTAA
- a CDS encoding Asp23/Gls24 family envelope stress response protein, which yields MTLEITNDYGSIDISNEVIASVVGSKAVECYGIVGMASKQQVKDGIAEILGQENYSKGIIVKDNNGVINVDMYIIVSYGTKISEVASNLQSTVKYTLEKTLKVKVNSINIFVQGVRVNNGTKH from the coding sequence ATGACATTAGAAATTACGAATGATTACGGCAGTATTGACATTTCAAATGAAGTGATTGCATCTGTAGTAGGTAGCAAAGCAGTAGAATGTTATGGAATTGTAGGTATGGCTTCTAAACAACAAGTAAAAGATGGAATTGCTGAAATTTTAGGGCAGGAAAACTATTCAAAAGGGATAATAGTAAAAGATAATAACGGCGTTATCAATGTTGATATGTATATCATAGTAAGTTATGGTACAAAAATATCTGAAGTAGCAAGTAATTTACAATCAACAGTGAAATATACATTAGAGAAAACATTAAAGGTTAAAGTGAATTCAATAAATATATTTGTACAAGGCGTACGTGTTAATAATGGTACGAAACACTAG
- the fakA gene encoding fatty acid kinase catalytic subunit FakA — protein MVRNINGKLFADMIIQGAQNLSNHAELVDSLNVYPVPDGDTGTNMNLTMTSGKEAVESNLSQHIGELGKTFSKGLLMGARGNSGVILSQLFRGFSKNLKTYDEINTQQLAESFDAGVETAYKAIMKPVEGTILTVARDAAKAAVETAKSTDNCIELMEATLKAAEDSLENTPNLLPVLKEVGVVDSGGKGLVVVYEGFLKALKGEKVETKVQKIDTESFVNDEHDFHGVINTEDIVYGYCTEMMVRFGKNKRQFDEETFRKDMSEFGDSLLVINDDEIVKVHVHTETPGNVFNYGQQYGELIKVKAENMREQHREVVKKSEQSKDQNKAEEQPQTVETAVITISMGEGISDLFKSMGGTHIISGGQTMNPSTEDIVKVIEKSQCKRAIILPNNKNIMLASEQAAKIVKCETIVIPTKSIPQGIAALFNYDESDSLENNKQRMLDSIELVTSGAVTHAVRDTTIDGVDIKKDSYLGLKNEKIVTSEQDLFETVKSLLENMVEDESEIMTMIVGEDAEASVTSHIEEWMNSNYPDIEVEQHEGNQPVYQYLFSVE, from the coding sequence ATGGTTAGGAATATAAATGGTAAATTATTTGCGGATATGATTATTCAAGGGGCGCAAAATTTATCAAATCATGCAGAATTGGTGGATTCATTAAATGTGTATCCAGTGCCAGATGGCGATACTGGAACGAATATGAATTTAACAATGACTTCAGGAAAAGAAGCGGTGGAAAGTAATTTATCTCAACACATAGGTGAATTAGGAAAGACATTTTCTAAAGGGTTACTTATGGGGGCAAGAGGTAACTCAGGTGTCATTCTTTCTCAATTGTTTAGAGGATTCAGCAAAAATTTAAAAACATATGATGAAATTAATACCCAACAATTAGCAGAAAGTTTTGACGCTGGCGTTGAAACTGCATATAAAGCAATTATGAAACCCGTAGAAGGAACAATTTTAACTGTAGCTAGAGATGCGGCCAAAGCTGCTGTTGAAACAGCAAAATCAACAGACAACTGCATTGAACTCATGGAAGCAACGCTAAAAGCTGCAGAAGATTCACTAGAAAACACACCGAATCTTTTACCAGTATTAAAGGAAGTTGGTGTTGTCGATAGTGGTGGTAAAGGATTAGTCGTAGTATACGAAGGTTTCCTTAAAGCACTTAAAGGTGAAAAAGTAGAAACTAAAGTACAAAAAATAGATACTGAATCATTCGTTAATGACGAGCATGATTTTCATGGTGTAATTAACACCGAAGATATCGTTTACGGTTATTGTACAGAGATGATGGTGCGCTTTGGTAAAAACAAACGCCAATTTGACGAAGAAACATTTAGAAAAGATATGAGCGAGTTCGGTGATTCATTGTTAGTGATAAATGATGATGAAATTGTAAAGGTACACGTTCATACTGAAACGCCAGGTAATGTATTTAACTATGGCCAACAATATGGTGAACTTATTAAAGTGAAAGCAGAAAATATGCGTGAACAGCACCGTGAAGTCGTTAAAAAAAGCGAGCAATCAAAAGATCAAAACAAAGCAGAAGAACAACCTCAAACGGTAGAAACTGCAGTTATTACAATTTCAATGGGTGAAGGCATATCAGATTTATTCAAATCAATGGGCGGCACACACATCATTAGTGGTGGCCAAACGATGAACCCTTCTACTGAAGATATCGTTAAAGTCATTGAAAAATCACAATGTAAACGTGCGATTATTTTACCAAATAATAAAAATATTATGCTGGCAAGTGAACAAGCAGCGAAAATCGTTAAATGTGAAACCATTGTGATTCCGACAAAATCAATCCCTCAAGGTATTGCTGCATTATTTAATTATGATGAAAGCGATTCTCTTGAAAACAATAAACAGCGCATGTTGGATTCAATCGAGTTGGTGACTTCTGGTGCAGTGACACATGCAGTGCGTGATACGACGATTGATGGCGTTGATATTAAAAAAGATTCATACCTTGGTTTGAAAAATGAAAAAATAGTCACTAGTGAGCAAGATTTATTTGAAACAGTGAAATCATTATTAGAGAACATGGTTGAAGATGAAAGTGAAATCATGACAATGATTGTGGGTGAAGATGCAGAAGCTTCTGTCACTTCCCATATAGAAGAATGGATGAATTCCAATTATCCAGATATTGAAGTGGAACAACACGAGGGTAACCAACCAGTATATCAATATTTATTTTCTGTTGAATAA
- the sdaAB gene encoding L-serine ammonia-lyase, iron-sulfur-dependent subunit beta, whose amino-acid sequence MKFKSVFDIIGPTMVGPSSSHTAGAVRIGLVARNLFNTLPKQADIYLYGSFKDTYKGHGTDVALVGGLLGYDTDDDRLRNSLETAEKEGMKVNFIEMSEEKSHPNTATINMKDDDKEISVEGVSIGGGKIEISAIDGFDIAISGNYPALLVFHEDTFGTIGKVANIIGDANINVGSMQVSRKEKGDEALMTCELDENVNDEIIDKIKNVKGVQTVSLMDNA is encoded by the coding sequence ATGAAATTTAAATCAGTATTTGACATTATTGGACCGACAATGGTAGGTCCGTCATCTTCACATACAGCAGGTGCAGTTAGAATTGGACTTGTGGCAAGAAATTTATTTAACACATTACCAAAACAGGCAGATATATATTTATATGGTTCTTTTAAAGACACATACAAAGGACATGGTACAGATGTAGCTTTAGTCGGTGGTTTATTGGGGTACGACACTGATGATGACCGTTTACGAAATAGTCTAGAAACGGCTGAAAAAGAAGGAATGAAAGTCAATTTCATAGAGATGTCAGAAGAAAAATCTCATCCAAATACAGCTACGATTAATATGAAAGATGATGATAAAGAAATATCAGTAGAAGGTGTATCAATCGGTGGCGGGAAAATCGAAATTTCAGCGATTGATGGATTTGATATTGCGATTAGTGGAAATTACCCAGCATTACTCGTCTTCCATGAAGATACGTTTGGCACAATAGGTAAAGTTGCAAACATTATTGGAGATGCAAATATAAACGTTGGGAGTATGCAAGTTTCAAGAAAAGAAAAAGGCGATGAAGCACTAATGACTTGCGAATTAGATGAAAATGTTAACGATGAAATTATCGATAAAATAAAAAACGTAAAAGGCGTACAGACTGTTTCACTTATGGATAACGCCTAA
- the sdaAA gene encoding L-serine ammonia-lyase, iron-sulfur-dependent, subunit alpha, with translation MFKSVEELITLCEEKDMSIHEVMMEQEKEVTGQSEEEIYDHMDHNLQTMEKALEDGLNGVTSKTGMTGGDAVLIKKYLETGKSLAGATLLDAVSKAVATNEVNAAMGQICATPTAGSAGVVPGVLFGLKPRLEPSRKDMLNFLLTSGAFGYVVANNSSISGAAGGCQAEVGSAAAMAAAATVELAGGTPRQSSEAFAICLKNMLGLVCDPVAGLVEVPCVKRNAAGASNAIVSADMALAGVTSRIPTDEVIEAMYKIGQTMPSALRETGRGGLAGTPTGQKLKQEIFGD, from the coding sequence ATGTTTAAAAGTGTTGAAGAGTTAATTACTTTATGTGAAGAAAAAGATATGAGTATTCATGAAGTAATGATGGAACAAGAAAAAGAAGTTACAGGTCAATCAGAAGAAGAAATCTATGACCATATGGATCATAATTTACAAACTATGGAAAAAGCTTTAGAAGATGGATTAAATGGTGTAACTTCTAAGACTGGTATGACTGGTGGAGATGCAGTATTAATTAAGAAATATTTAGAAACAGGCAAATCATTAGCTGGGGCAACGTTGTTAGATGCTGTAAGTAAAGCCGTTGCTACAAATGAAGTGAATGCAGCGATGGGACAAATTTGTGCTACACCAACAGCAGGTTCAGCAGGTGTTGTACCAGGCGTGTTATTTGGACTTAAACCACGTTTAGAACCATCACGTAAAGATATGTTAAACTTCTTATTAACATCTGGTGCATTCGGATATGTAGTGGCTAACAATTCTTCAATTTCAGGTGCAGCCGGTGGTTGTCAAGCCGAAGTTGGTTCCGCGGCAGCAATGGCAGCAGCAGCGACAGTGGAACTTGCAGGTGGAACACCTAGACAATCATCTGAAGCCTTTGCGATTTGCCTAAAAAATATGCTCGGGTTAGTATGTGACCCAGTTGCAGGCTTAGTAGAAGTTCCATGTGTAAAAAGAAATGCAGCAGGTGCATCAAATGCAATCGTATCTGCTGATATGGCATTAGCTGGTGTAACTTCAAGAATTCCAACTGATGAAGTTATCGAAGCAATGTATAAGATTGGTCAAACAATGCCATCTGCACTACGTGAAACTGGACGTGGTGGACTTGCAGGTACACCTACAGGACAGAAACTAAAACAAGAAATATTTGGTGATTAA